The genomic window gACACAAGGCATTTCTCAAAAGtccgagagttgcatgatctcatggttgaagaaacatgtatttgacattaaagAAACAgtacaataaactaaacgatcatatgctatgctaatggttgggtcttgtccatcacataattctccaaatgatgtgaccccgttatcaaaagataactcatgtctatgattaGAAAACCTTAATCattttttatcaacgagctagcctagtagaggcttactagctAGTGACTTAgtatttgtttatatattcacacatgtatttaagtttccggtcaatacaattctagcatgaataataaacctttatcataaataaaaaaatataataatGATCATATTATTATTGTCTCTAGAACATATTTCCAGCATTTTCTATTTAAGTGAACGTTATCATAGCTAGCTGTATTAATTATAAAATAGTTACATTTTCCATGAGACGTTGCATAACGAAATCAAGGGGCTCATCGACCCAGGTGCATGAACACATAGAATAAGAAACTTCTTAGCGAGCTCATGCAACACAACATTCGCGTCCCCGTGCAATGATAAAATTGCAGTTCAACGTTTACCTAATGTCATGGATGGATAACCTTTTTTTTAGGGATTTTTTTAGGAACATGGATGGATAACGTTTTTTTTTGAGGGATTTTTTTTAGGGACATGGATGGATAACCTAATGACGAGGTTGTATGTGTATCTGGCTTCTATGGACTACAAGTGCATAAATTTGGGCCGAAACGTAACATCTGCTACATAGGTACAATCTACATCAGCAGTCGTGCATTGACTATCTACGTACGACCTTGAGGCTGTTTTCCTCTCGTACCTGGCGGctgcaaccctagccgccgccagggccgatcttccaacgccgttctccggcggctcccctctgcCGGCGacttcggtcgtcggtggtgaggggggtcgccggatccacgcgtgtggatcgtttttactcatccgtagtctaggtttttaggttgttcatcgtctttgcttcggcggcgacgatgacgacgctgaatAAATATTCTTCGGATCCTTTCTTGACGAGgtcatcggtcctatggttggggatggatctgGAAACCAGTccgttcaagcaaggatggcgtggcggcggcggcatcctcgtggagGACCTGTGTCCTCAGGCTTCGTcgttgcgacgacgtttgctccagcgtcggcgtggagcttgggatgtagtccaggagcggatgcagattgtggtctgcattgacgacatctggaagacggaacgtgtgctgggttcgtggttcgtggatggcaggtatggtttcctccttcggtgtcttagtcgtggtggggtgccagatctggagttcgatgtcgtgtccggggtgttgccccggtctgattcattcaacggcaatggcttcacttttggtgagccaccttggaggtcggcaaagctgcatatcagcgatggagccgcgtcgagctcgggtgaggaggtgatccgtcattctttttttcggtggctgctgtggtggtgccggaggcaggtgacgggcgttagTGTCAAGCTcaaagatgttctgctatcttttcagttttttcATGTCGGttcttacgtgacttgtactttgttctttatgatatgaatgagacacgtattaccatgcaaaaaaaggtACAATCTACATCTACAAAAGTATGGTACAATCAATAAGGGAATGATGGGAGCAACAAgttgacgagcgctccttcgggagcgtTACAACGATCAGCGTCATTTGGCGTGCTCTTAGCCATCCGCCACGTGTCGCGTTATGGATGCTCCTTCcggattttttttttatttttcctcacGCGTTTTCAGCTTTTTAAAAGGTTTTTCCGAGTTTTTTTAGTTTCAGGTTTTCACCGGTTTTTCTTGGCTTTTAGATAAAACAATCAATTTTTTGAGCGtaaaaacatgttttcttttttctttttctttcacgagagtcacggttttgctttcgcgagagtcacggccgtgtctctcgaaaacgaaaaaatgtgttttatattttttttttccttccgtgagagaCACGGTTTTGTATCCGCGACAGGCACAGCTGtaatttcgcgagaggcacggccgtgcctctcggaaatgaaaaaaaaattctgttttttcctACCGTGAGGGGCACGGtttgctttcgcaagaggcacaGTAGTGCTTTGGCGAGATCTCGGAAACGAATTAAAACATGTTTTcagtttttttctttcacgagagatACGGTTCTGCTTTCGCGataggcatggttgtgctttcgtgaaaagcatggccgtgcctcctcgaaaaagaaaaaaacgtgtttttcttctttttttttccttccgcgagatgcacggtttttcttccgcgagaaaCATGGTTGTAATTTCgagagaggcacgggcgtgcctctttccgAAAGGGAAAAAACTCGTGCTCCCGGTTCAGTTTTTTTatccggtttttttcgtgaaaaaaagttcatcaaaacctatcaacatgtctagttttgaagatctcgacacgaggaatccaacgatgaaagtggttcgagatttggatgcatgatttaagagataaaatattttaaataaacagatctacgaaaaaagggaaaactcttaGGTTGCGACAAGTGCCGCGCGTCGCAACCTGAGAAGGTGAGAATGATCTTTGCAATGAGTACATCTCAATTAGTATTTTGGGAATGATACGTATCGCGAGTCATCCATTGGCAATCGCTCATAGCCATCCTGGTAAATGGGCCAGGTCCAGCCCATAATAAAAAGGTCGCGCTCAGATCTCATGAACGGATTTGTTTTCCCCAAAAAAAAACATGTGGGTTTCCTCGTGTATCTCACATACATTTTTTAAGATTCTTTTTCTTGTTTGTGAAATTTTGAAATCTTCactaatttgaaaaatatttttgaGTTAGAAAACataagttcatgaatttaaaaaatgtctacgagtttgaaaaaatattcatgaatttagaaAAAAGTCCATAATTCTAAAAATATTCAAGAATTTTAGAAccattcataaatttgaaaaataatCAAGAATTTCTAAAAATGTTCACGATATGAAAAAAgcattcacaaattcaaaaaaaaatccctaaCTTTAAAATATTAAAAGAAATCACGAATGTCACACTCGTGGGCCACTGCCGATTATCCATGCTCGGTTGCTGCTTCGTTCGGCCGGCTCACTTCACTTTTTTTCGGTCACCTTCTACTCGTACTGTTGTACTGTCTCAGGAAAACGAGttcctttttttaaaataaaaaagttCACTGGTTTAATACTACCTCAGGAAAATGAGTTTTtggtttttcagattttttttgctGGGGACATTAAAAAAGTTGACTGATGTAAAATATCACGAATTAGAAAATATGTTCGTGAATCTGGAAGCGGTTCATGATTCCGAAAAAAGAATAtgtggatttgaaaaaaagttcacaaattagaAAAAGATTTTTCAAATCTGAAacagttcacaaattcaaaaagttTACAACTTTTAGAAATATGCATGCATTTAAAAAATGCCATGAATTTGGAAAATAGTCTACAAATGTGAAAATTTACAAATTTTATAAATATTCATGGATTTGTAAAAAAACATGAATTAAAAAATGGAAAAGTAAGGAAAAATAACATGTCAAAAAAACCAGAAACGGAAAACAAAACCTACCAGAACTTCCCAAAACTGGTCAGGAAGCTCCAGAAGCTCGGGGCGAGCTTCTACTAAAACGTTGGATGGCCCGTCCTGTTTACAAATGGCGTGCGCTGCATAAGAATTACCTGCTATTGGGCGCGTTAAGCACCAAATAGGATTTGGCCTTTCTGACTAGTGATGACTAATGGGCTATTGCTAAAAAAGTAGGGAGGTCCTAGTCGGCGCTGTAGGCGCCCGTTGGACAAGTGGCGCCTACAGCGCCCAGGAGCGGGCCGCGGCCCAATTAAAACACCGCTCACTATCTGCTCTCAAAAACTGATTCTCGAAAAAAAAAATCTGCTCTCAAATACAGCAGTAAAAAAAACTATCATACTCCTGCAGCGATTCGTGAGTGCTGGGGTTCGAACTCCGAGCGCGAGATTTGAAAGCAGTCTCTCACAACCAGCTGGTCATGATCATTCCGTTGACCACAAATAGGAAAAACGTCTCTTTGACCCTTTCTATAGTTAACACATATTATAAATATCCAGTCTAAATTATTTTAAAAAGAAAAGTATAAATTCGAAACAGAATTCTATAAAAATACCGAAAACCGGTATGAATTTGAGAAAAAGGTTCATAGAAATTCAAAAGAGTCCATcactttaaaaaaagttcatcgaatttgaaaagtagttcatcatctcgagaaaaagttcataaatttttaaaaagttcattgattttgaaaacaaattcgaaaatttcgaaaaaagttcatagattttgaaaagagttcattgacttaaaaaataagttcatcaaatttgaaaaaaagttcatcatctcgagaaaaagttcacaaaatttaaaaagttcaataattttgaaaacaaaaactcaaatttcgaaaaagagttcatcgtttctgaaaaaagttcattgacttAAAAAATAAgtacatcaaatttgaaaaaaagttcattgattttggaaaaaagtacatcaaatttgaaaaaagttcatctatttttataaaaagttcatcaaaatttaaAAAGTTCATTGAAACTGAAAAGAGTTCataatttttcaattttttttttgaaaagttcagtaatttgaaaaaagttcattgacttGAATAAAAAATTAGTCAATTttgagaaaaaagttcatccatttttggAAAAGTTCACTAATTTGAAAGAAACCATCAAACcaggaaagaaaaaaaaggggaaaaacagaaacagaaaaagggaaaaaaggaaaaaacgcaAGAAGAAATAATAAATGTGGGAAGAAGAAGATATCACATTGTGTATGTTGGCGCGGTGGTTATTGCCGCGTGGTTCAATCCATGACGTCCTGAGTTCGATTCTCATCACGCACATATGTAATTTTTTTTCCGTTTCCACAGAAAAACGGGGCGCGATATGGGCCGGCCCGCGAGTAgctgctgcaggcgccggttagcaAAAACAGTAggaaccggcgcctgcagcgccaaataggaaatcccAAAAAAGTACTAGTAAGATATAACCTATCGAAATGGGCCTAAACAGTCTGGCCTACCTATGTACGACTAGTGATGATCTATCAAAATTTATCGCCTTGCTTATAGAACAGGGATGTTTGCTCTATGGGTGTATATACACCCTATGTGGAAAAAATAGTGATTAAATGAAAATTCTGACAATTCTGAAAATATTTTCGAAATAAACTTGTCCTTCAATTGTACTTGtaaaaaaatctacaaaaagtgaaaccccattgacttttttttgaaaaaaaaagtttcaACCAATATAGATAGTGAAATATAATATCAAATATATATATTTACCCTGAAGTCACCACTGGTTTTTTATTcgtgaaaatttatatactagtgcaaaagaaagtcaagttTATTATGAAAAAACTTCTAAACTTTTTTGACTTTATTTTGCAATTTTGTTCTCTATGTTATAAACCAAAGGGTATTTCCCCTCACTTATAGCCATTTGTAAAAGTTGACATTGCCTTCAAAGCCGTTCTGGTTTCGAATTTCTTCGAATTTTCTTTTATGGTTTTCAACACGCTCAAAAATACATCGGTTGGCGTTGTTTACGCGCCCTGCGTCACTTCACCATGCATATTGAGTTATTGACCGGTAAGCAGGGAGAATCTTATGAGTATCATATGCAAATGATAAAATGCCTCCTTACTGCTCTTCCCCATAACAACTGACGAGAACAACTTTTGTAGTTATATTATTAATTTGCGCCTAGAAATGTTGTAGAAGTATCAACATTTTAAGCAGGTTGGATCACTGACCATTCATCACTACCCAAGagcttcttttttatttatttttaaaaagaGGTTAAACCCCGACCTCTGCATCAGTCGATGCATGCAACtatttttattaattattccaCAAAGGTCTGACAAAACCACCCCAGAGCTAACTGACGAAAAAGACTAGGGAGGAGTGGTCTTTTCAACACAGACTTAAGAGCCAGCTGACGAAAAAGGCACATCGTGAAACAGTACACTCCTTTTGGCTAAACATGGAGAAATTCAGACGTACTTTAGCGATAGATAAATCGAAACAATTCTCTATTGTTAGGAGAACGCCCATCATCACTTGTTTTATATCCAGACCTCGACTCTTCTTACGTTTCTACGACAATATATATAGATGATCTGGAAAAGACTAGGTAAAAATGTTACAGCGTAGCCAACTCGCGACTGATTAGCAACTGGTTTACTGCACAGGATTAAAGAAGTCAGGAAAAGGTTAGGCGCAGGACGAGGAGGATTACGTACGCAGATTAGCAGCAGTGTCATGTCATATAACCGAAGTTAGTAGCTAATAGGCTCGTAGAGTTGCTCTTTCGAGATCGGTTTGGTGGCCACTTTTACTACCTGGAAGCAGTTGAGACCCTCCAGCTTTTGGCCAAAAGGCCATCCGGGCACATGACCTCCAATTTGAGCGAGAATTGGCACCAAAAGGCCACcacaatggtgagagagagagagagagagagagagagagagagagagagagagagagagagagagagagagagagagagagagagagagagagagagagagagagagagagagagagagaaggattgGACTTGCGTGTGAGCCTGTGCTTAATGGAAGATCACCATGATGCTGCCTGTGGTCCATGGCTTGGCATACATAAACAAGGGTTTTGGCCCACACAAAGCCTAGATCAACAGTAGTACCACTGTGATCTTTTTTGCCCACACGGCCCGCATACACAGTACACACACTGAAAACGCCACCCTTCTCCGCTCCCACCTATGGCAGCGATCACACGCACACACCTATACTTGCACATGCACACTGGCGAGCTTTTAAAGTTGGCAAGAGCGCTAAATCCTCTTTGATCAGCCTCAAGATCTGTAGCAAGCTACGTAGCTAGCTAGGAGGCCAACCAATTAGGTCGACGCCTCCACGTTCCGGTACATGTCGTGGGCACGAGCCGGGGATGGTATAGTGGTGGTGTAGTACAACCAAAAGGCAAGGCGCCTACTGTTTGCGTTAAACATCTCATCTACTGGTACCCCTTCAAAGGAGCTCAGGGACAACATGCACGATTTATATTGTTCATGAGCTTTGGCATATGCTTAAAGGTCTCTTTCACCTACAATAACATCAACCTCTACCACACCACGCGCACGCCACTTGACATTACAAATTCAGACGCCACGAACTCCACAAAAAGCTTGGGGTAgctgccacacacacacacatggagcCAGCTAAGTTAACCGAGGTCGTTAATTATGAAATCCCATGTGTTGCCCATCATGCATGGATACATGCATGGTGCTCCTGCATGCAGTGCAGTGTGATGCAAGTAAGGCGGTAATCCAACTGGTTTACCTCCCAGTCCCAGAGTTATTTGGTGGATATTAACAAGAAGAAATCATTTTCTGGACTTCCCTTTGTTGCAGAGTAAAGGCAAGCTTCAGAAGTGAGCAGCGTTTATTATAACTGCGCCATCATTCTGCGAATGCTGAAGCAATGATTCTGCAAGAATTATGCAAATATAACCATATAGAATGGCATGGGGCTGGGGGCTAGCTAGCGGCGCGCGCGCCAGTTGACGGCGTGGTACGGCTGAATTTTGGGAGGGGCTAAACAAGTGCTGATTATGCGCCCCGTTAAGGCTACAGTCTAGCTTTGAAATCTGCTAGGAAAATCCCGAGCAGCATTCTCATGGGGAAGACCCATTAAACAAACGGAAGTGCGTGGGAGATGGTTGAAAGATAATCTTGTGCGTAGTGGACATCTATCCCCAGCAACATAAATTAAAACAAACGGGCTCGGCTTAGGTTGAGCCCAGCTGCAGCAGGACTGGTAGTAGTGGAGTGTGCCTTTAATTTATTTGcccatgtgtgcgtgtgtgtgtatcaAATCAAATACTCCAGCAGTGCGACTACTAGTGTATTGGACAGTGATGATTCAGCATCATATATACTCCTTAATTTACCTTGTACTATTAATTAACTAATCCATGAAAATCATCATGGACATATCAGACTAAAGTGATAATCAAATTAAAGGAGTAGATTCATCATATATAACGGACATGTGTTGATTGTAGATTGTTTGCTCCTCGTAGATAGTACTACCAAAGATATGATGCGTTCAACTGTCCACGTGTGCGCTGCTGATTCGTGGGAGGAACAAATAAGACattcttaggctggtcatagtggggagtaacttagactagtgtcatgcatatgacactagtctaagttactaccttcataatgcaaagtaacataataatagtatcatagatggcttcatttactagctcatagactcatcttgtcttgtaaagcgctatgttacagtaacatattatgttaccacctctcattaattacttgccacataagcagtaTTTTCTCGAAaagcgctatgttactagctaagttacttccactatgaccagccttagataagggagggagggagggagtggCCTTCCTCCCGTTCGATGGAAGGAGAGAAAGGAGGACAAGGAACACATTGTACGTGCCCATCTTTACGTCAAATCCATAACGCCAAGGCACTAGTAGCCAACAGCTACTAGCAACGAACCATAACCCATACGGAGAAGAGAGAAATCATTAAAGGAAAAGCAAGGCCCTCCTAACGAATCATAAGCTCCATTAGATTGGAGGCTCGGGTTTATCCTCACCACCCTAATCTCCCTCCTTGGTCTTTGTTGCTTTAGTTTTTAGCAGTGGTTGCAACGGTGGTTGGGTGGCGAGTATGCGTCCGCCCATGGCACCACACCACGGCttaaagctctctctctctctctctgctagtgGAGGGGGAATGGGGCCTTGCTGGCAATCATTGGTCTACTCATTGATTACTTGCGCTCAGAACTTTCGTGCACTCATGATGATCAGAACAAGATGCATGCTCTGCAAGCTCGCCGCTCTGCTCACTTTCTCCTTTCTCTCGCTTCCATCTCCGACGACAAAAGGGCGAGTGAAATATGGAATGTAGGCCGCTGCACGGAATTCTAAGATTTTCTTTACAAACCCGCACCAGTATCAATGGCCCACTTGGAGGAGTACTTTTCTGGAAAAATAGAAGGAAAAAATGGAGTTCTTGCTAGTAGCAAGTGCGAGCATAGCATGTGTACAGGAGAAAAGGTAGGGGGCGATCCATCCATCTGTTGGTGCGATTTGCACGTCTTTCCTGGAGGTGTTTGAACAAAATCGGAACGTAGATTGCGCTGCTTAGTCCCACAGCTGCTGTAATTAGGAAATCGTAAAGAGAAAGATGCATCGTACGTACTAGCAAAAATTGTATCTTTTTCTTCACAAAAGGCATCATTCACCCTGTaaagagagcaggggggagggtgATGCTCGCTCTAAAGGAGTCGGGCCGGGGAAAGATGggcgaaaaataaaagaggccgaaGCGCAAGCAGAGGGAATTAACAGAAGAGGAAGTAAACTAGAAAATCGAAAGGAAGaaatgaaaagaagaagaagaaggaaaaaagtgtGAAACAAACACCTTGTCTGATTACAAGTCATCCTCGGTGATGCTCTCCAGGTGCGGCCGCCACACGGCCACGCGCCCGCGCCGCCGGTCCCTGGCCGTCGACGCCTTCTCCTTCATGATCTCCGACAGGTACCTCTCGTTCGCCAGCAGCCGCTCCTTCTCGCCCTCCGCGCTCTGCAGGGACGCCGCTGGAGCGTTGTTGCCGGCGGCGGCCTCCCCGGactccttcctcctccgccgcctcctcgccgctggCGCGGCCGCAgttggcgcgggcgcgggcgccttGGGCTTGGCGGCGGCCTTGTCCGGTGCCGGGGCCATGACCGGCATGAGGAAGTAGATCTTGCCCTTCTGCAGCTCGGCAttgggcggcaggatgacgggctTCTGCAcgacgatgccgccgccgccgtcggaggGGCAGGTGGAGGGCGGCTTCCGGAGGACGTGCTTGGGGTAGGCCTTCATGATCTCGCCGGCGAGGACGGGCTCGCTGATCTCCTCCACCCGGCCGTTGGAGTGCACGATGCGCACCACGTCCAGGGCGCCGCACGGCAGGATGCACGCGATGCAGCACCGGATGGTCTCCATGACGCCCACTCAACTGAACCGACCGACGACCGGTCAACCTCTACCCCTCTCCCGGACCGACCCTTGCTCTTCCGCTATCCCTGTCCCCGTCGCCCCCGGTCGGCCGCTGCGCCGAGCTGGCGAGAGCTATCTCATAAGGCGGCCAGCTACGGTGGGAGGAGCTGGGTGATGTGCACGCTACACCGACGAGCGAGGGAGCTGGGAGAGAACCTCACCTGGTATCGGGTCCTTTTGGTGCGGGTATGTTCGAGCTTTTTATATAGGGGGTACCTTGGCAGGATCCTGGGCGAGCTCTGCTGTAGGGATACTATATAGACGACTCTGTATTTGTGTGCAATGGTGTATGGGGCAACTGGTTCTGTTCTTTCTGCTGTGTCTGCGCGGCCTAGCTCCTGATCACTCGGGTACTCACCAGTCAACAGTGCTACTGCCGCTCCTGACGACCACACAACTACGACTCACTCGCTGCCTTAATTTGCAGAGTGAATGAGCATCAGGGGGGGTCGATGTGCAGCAAGAAGAATTAGGATTGAGCGTGTCTCTACTCATTTTAGCCTttcgttttttttttcatttctcttATCGTTTTGGCTTTTGAGAGGGGCCCCGTGCCTAAATCATTGCCACTCCTCAATCGTGTACTTTGGTTAAGGCTAGGGGGCTGGCTGGTTCTCATGGGCTCATCATGCCATGCGAGGAGAGTGGAAGGCGCTCTGTAAAAATTCAGCTTGGTCCATCCAGTCGGTGCGCCTGTGTAGCATCGTAGTACGGTGATTTCAATCTGCAAAGAAGGCACGTAGTAGTACGTGTGGTGACTTGAGGGCTGGGCCTGCATGGACCGCATGGCGCACGCTAGCTGCCGCCGTCACTGTTGGCATGATTGAAGGCCGCTTGATATGTTTCTCATTTAGAGACCCGTAGCGGACAAATATGCATTCAATTAGGGGACAAATACCATCGGAGAAGGAACTGTGTCTCGCGCCCATGCCAATACGCATCTCAGGGAATTCAATTGAACCAAAACGAAAGCTCTCGCTTGATCACGTCCAACAGTTTTCTTTTTATACACCATCATTCTACAAAACTAGAGGGTTGACAAATGCCGCATGATGTGCATTGTATTTCCATGGATGAGAAGAGAAATACATGATCTGCACACATATCCTTCTCTGAAAGGAATTGTTCATGGCATTACCACGCAAGGCATGGGCTTTGGCTAGAGGCATAAGCGCATCTCCAGCGACCCCCAAACTGTCCGCGTCCGTCCCGACCGCTTCTAACATTTCGTGTCATCCAATACGGATCTGTATCGGTCCGCACAACGGTCCAGACATAGTTTCTCTCGTAAACCGAAGACAAACACAGGGGACTTTTTGTGGATGTCCAGACAGCACCCACGCCCGCTTCTAACTGCACTGGCCCACCCATACCCCCTCCTCCCTTGCCCGCGCGCATTCCCGCCCGGCACCAGCTGCCAACATTCATGTCACTGTAGAGAGGTCACTCCACATTGAAGACGACGTGGTGCGAAGGCAACCTCTCACTGCTTCCATCATTGAAGCGGTGCGACGGTCGAGTTTGCCAACCGTTGCACGCCCGATAGAACATGCATCCTCACCGTATTCAAACGCCTTCATTAAACCTGCGTGGAAGGTGAGAaatctactccggccacacgttcgTTCACAAGCGGACGACATTAACATGACGCCGGGCGAGCTCCTCTCGTCCGCCCGCTATTTAAAGGAGGCCAGACGCTAGGCAAGAATCACATCACTCTgccgctccccatctcctccttccatAATTTTGTCCACCATTATGAGGGCATCCGACAAGCAGGAAGAGCGGTTCTCTCGCATAAAATCCGTctaggtggcccgccgagcccgcggatacgagcgaggcagctcgctgctccacctccctcgTCAAACCCGACGGACCAAGTTACTGGTCCAAGCCGGCGAGTGGTTCGGCAAGTCGCGGAGGACTGGTGAGTTGCTCCAGGccggcatgtgtgtgtgtgtgtgtgtggggggggtatcATTGCTGCTGTGGACGATCCCGCGTCGTACAGTGCCTCCCATGCCTGCGACCATGCCATCCATCGTCATGCGCGCGTAACCGCGTCCTACAAGCAGAGAAAGAAGCCGGCTGCGCGGACATCGACGAGGTGGCGGCCAACACGTCCgcgcccgccgccatcatcgaaAAGTAGAACACGGGGGGCCGTCGCCGCTTgtgtcccatgaaggccaccgccgaggcgatgtCGACGTACACTGTTGGTGTCTTGCTCTCTAGCACGCCACCGTCAACCCAAAACCCAACTTTGATCCATGCAGCATAGAGACCCTTCCCCTCCGACTAAAGCATCAGTCGACGGTTCCACTCTGATGAGCGTTGGGGAAGCGAGCCGCCCGTCGCGCTGAAGCATATAACTTCGGGGCTCACGACTGCCGGACATGAAGACGACAATGGAGGTCCGCCGCGGCTGACAATAGACTAGTCAAGGGTATCCATGTCATCAGAATGGATATCCGTCGACGCCGGCCGTAATTAGTTTTATCTTAGTCTGGTATCGCTTTTACTAAaaaaatatgtccaaaatgtaacAGTTTTCATCCGGTTTGTATGAAATCAGTTGTGTTCGCATGAATTTCATCCGAATTGTTCAGAAAAGTGTTTGAAATATATGAAGACAACATTGGATGGCGTCCTCCTCCTTTGCAGATTCTCGAGGATGTGGGCATAGAGGCCTTCCTTGTCCAAGGCTACGTGCTACTCCACCTCCACGGCCTTGGCCTTGAGGGATGTTGCGGCATCCCGCGTCCTCTGCCTCGCATGGCGGGCACGCCGCGCCTCCGCAGTGGGTGGGAAGTGAGCCATGTCAGTGTTGATCCCCGACTCGGAGCCCGA from Triticum aestivum cultivar Chinese Spring chromosome 3B, IWGSC CS RefSeq v2.1, whole genome shotgun sequence includes these protein-coding regions:
- the LOC123065687 gene encoding uncharacterized protein, whose product is METIRCCIACILPCGALDVVRIVHSNGRVEEISEPVLAGEIMKAYPKHVLRKPPSTCPSDGGGGIVVQKPVILPPNAELQKGKIYFLMPVMAPAPDKAAAKPKAPAPAPTAAAPAARRRRRRKESGEAAAGNNAPAASLQSAEGEKERLLANERYLSEIMKEKASTARDRRRGRVAVWRPHLESITEDDL